The segment CTAAATAAATTACACGTATTTACGTGATCCCCTCTAACGAGGGGATCGACAAAAATATCCTGCATGATACCGTTTCGCCACCGTTAGGGAGACGAATGGGGCATACTGAACTAGCCCGGGTTTGACGGACACCTCAAAAGGGGGCACGATACGCCCCCACGGAGGTGTGATATGGCAGAACGACGACGGTTCACGCCCGAGTTTAAACGACAGGCAGTCCAACTGCTCAACGCCGGCCAACGCCCGGCCGCCGAGATCGCCCGCGAACTCGGCATTCCCCGCAATCGGCTCTACAAATGGCAGAAAGACGTCGCCGCCCATGGTGGGGCCTTCCCAGGGTCCG is part of the Nitrospirota bacterium genome and harbors:
- a CDS encoding transposase is translated as MAERRRFTPEFKRQAVQLLNAGQRPAAEIARELGIPRNRLYKWQKDVAAHGGAFPGSGRQAEPAAELTRLKQELARVTEERDILKKAARYFAR